Genomic window (Drosophila willistoni isolate 14030-0811.24 chromosome 2L unlocalized genomic scaffold, UCI_dwil_1.1 Seg196, whole genome shotgun sequence):
tttgaatgtcCTTTTCAGCTTCCCCTTTCTTTTCGTTCTTCTTGGTAACCTTTATTTTGAGATCCATCTCTTTGGTGGTTTTCTTGTTGGGACTGTtcttagttttatttttctcagATAGGATCTCTTTGGGATTGCTTTGCTTAGGATCACTAACGACATCCTTCTTTTTGGTGTCCTTAATTTTGGTTTTCAGCTCCTTTAGATTGTTTTTAGCATCGTTTATCTTAGAACCCTTTTCTTTGGGATCATTCCGCTTAGAGTTTAATTTTTCGGGCTCATTCTCTTTTGAATCGTAttctttttgtatatttttcttagattCACTTTTCTTTATTGCGTTCTTTTTAGGTGCGTCGTTCATCTCGGAGTTGTTCTTTGTCTCGACCTTCTTAGAATTCTTTTTCTTGGGAGTTTTCTTTGCAATGTTACAGAAGCTTTGGTTGTCTGTCATATAAAAGTGTTCTATCGGATCAATTTCACTTTCCTTGCTGAGGTCTTCTTCAGTATCTGTTTTTTTGAGATCGTTTTTAGCATCGTTTATCCTAGAACCCTTTTGTTTGGGATCATTCTGCTTAGAGTTTAATTTTTCGGGCTCATTCTCTTTTGAATCGTATTccttttgtatatttttcttagattCACTTTTCTTTATTGCGTTCTTTTTAGGAGCATCGTTTAACTTGGAGTTGTTCATTATTGAGTTGTTCATCTTTGAGTTGTTCATCTTTGAGTTGTTCATCTCGGAGTTGTTCATCTCGGAGTTGTTCATCTCGGAGTTGTTCATCTCGGAGTTGTTCTTTGTCTCGAGCTTCTTAGAATCCTTTTTCTTGGGAGTTTTCTTTGCAATGTTACAGACGCTTTGGTTGTCTGTCATATAAAAGTGCTCTATCGGATCAATTTCACTTTCCTTGCTGAGGTCTTCTTCAGTATCTGTTTTTTTGAGATCGTTTTTCTTAGCATCGATTTTTTTATGATTGACTTTCTTGGGTTCCTTTTTCTTTGCATCGCTTGTCTTAGAATTAAGTTCCATGAGAACATTCTGTATAGAGTCGTATTTCGcagtattattttttttagcatTACATCCCTTGGTCATATCGTTCTCCAagtcttttttcttcttcttggtATCTATCTGCTGTGTGTTACTCTTTTCCATTGCGTCCAGGTCGACCTTCTCGGCAGTGCTTTTCCCAGAGGCAGTTCCGCTAGAAACCTTGTTCTGCATTGACCCTGATTCAAATACAGTACGACTTCTTAAAaccttaaaaatatttactttcttcattttgtataattatttatttttatttttctgttttcaatATCTGAAGTAGTTCTAAACTAGTTGTAAATGCTATTGGCATGTGGTGACTGACATGTTTGACAAAGTTTATTGATGCTAGGAATTCTCAACTACAAAAAATTCAACTATTTGAAAACCGGATTCGGTAATTAATCAGCCGCATTTTGGTtttgaaacaaagaaaagaactAAGGAATTAAAATGAGAAAGTGACTTTAAAATAAGTTTAGGTTCTTATTACCAAAGTACTTTCATTAATGGCAGTAGAATCGTTGTTCAATTCTTCAGTTGTTGCTTTTCCCTTTTCTATATTAGAAATGCTTATTTGGTCTTCTTGTTTTGTGACTTTCTCGTCCTTTGGTTGAGTGAATACAACAACACGACTCTCCAAGTCCATATGGATGCGTGGTTCTTCCATTTTGTGGGGGAAAAATCAAAGTAAGAGCAAGTTTTAggtgttttttatattttctcaAAACTGAGTGACTTTTCAAATGATGATTGGATAATGATTGGGTTATATGCCATATTTGTGTTGAAATTTTAGCAGGGTATCAATGGTGCTTTGCGGTCAACGTCAACAGCGACGTCGATTTTGCCATCAGACTCAATTATCAGCTCTTTTATGAATGGCCAGCAAATTTTGCAATGCGGCAGCGGCAACGACGGCGCCTACCTTGACTGGAATTGGATAttctttattcttttttttttcttttcctatttttgttcatttttatttaatatttttctcatattctgcttttggcatttttgcTGGTCGCACACAAAATTGTGCTTCGATTTTTcgctttctctatctctctctctctctctctctctctatgtaattgcattaaaaaaagGGATAATTAAGTTGGCCAACTGCAGGTAATAAATTATGAGAAGGCCATGCAAAACCCTTTTTGCagctaaaaatgaaaattgaattttatgttGTTGCGCGAAGCGACAGCAAATCAAATTaggcaaacaaatttgttaaatatgcTTAATTTGATGatggacagacagacagggGTTAAATGCAATATGTTAAATAGACGATACTACAAAAAATAGAAGTCATGCTAAATGCCAAACATCTGTTTCAACGAACAATAAATGGACCTGCGAGTTGGGTTtgcttttttctctcttcttgttttctttttttcttttttttgagcTAGAATTGGCGTTCATCATGCCATGAATTACGGGGCGTCAAACTGTCAAGCACCCCCAAGCCAAAACGCTTGACAGATGAACTAAAGGCCGGGTTACGCAACTAACAaccatatacatgtatgtatgtgcccCTCTTCACCCCCCTCACATTTCAGTTGGGTTGAAGTAGATGCCTCCATTTTGGTTCGCTATTCATAAAAATTGCTCAATTCCGCAGGCGTTTGCTATTTTTGCCGTCAAGCTTTGTTTCGCTTTATCAACGGGTAGGGtaactaactgactgactgacaatTCAGGCCCCCCACCCATCCCCAACCACTGTGTCTAGTTCAGATTTTTTCCATTGCAAACAAGAGATATTTTTGTTGACAACTAAAAAACCTCGACGCGTTTTTTTCTCACGCTCAACATGTTTTCCATGggcaaaaacaagaaacaaatacctaacaaacaaaaaacagaaaaacataaacaaaaacggGTTGAGTGGTCTAAGCCAACCATCCATCCACTCGCCCCGCCCTTCTATAGGCTTAAATGCCAGCCTGTTggttttaaaaattatgccTCAAATTATGCCCTGTCATGTAGGACTAGAAATggcagaaaaaataaacacaaaaagcaaaaaacaacaacaataagttATCCTTTTGTGCCCCGTTGGCAGAAAATGCAGCAATGCGTTTTGCCcataaataatatttgtttcaattttttcgGGCTCtcaaaatatgtaaaatatttggtaGCAAACGTATGCAAAATGCATTTAGTTTAGTTAGTTGCATTTTTGCTTACAACATTTTTATGCAACTAtggcaaattttgtttttatttatttcttttggtCAACagacaaaaatttatagactaagaaagagaaaaattaaTCTAAACCGACTTTTTATACCTTAACAAAAGCTATGAGAGGTAAAGTTCAATAGGTTAATTCATTTAGCCAATATGAAACTTCTAAACTTAGATCTTCTCTAAGAATATCAAGTAAATATATTAAGTTTGTAGGTTTgatacaaattttgaaaatcacttaattttatttcactttATTCACTTTTCCATAACATTCCACATTTTGACACTTTGGAAGAGACTCTCAAAATGGgtatcaaattaaaatacCTTATTTTAATCTTagagaaaatttaaatatttaaataaaagaagaaaaagaaatgagataatagaaaataaagaataaaaagttttaaaataaatgtaaaaaaataacCAGATAATTGTAGCTTACATAAAGACAA
Coding sequences:
- the LOC6639897 gene encoding myosin-2 heavy chain; this translates as MKKVNIFKVLRSRTVFESGSMQNKVSSGTASGKSTAEKVDLDAMEKSNTQQIDTKKKKKDLENDMTKGCNAKKNNTAKYDSIQNVLMELNSKTSDAKKKEPKKVNHKKIDAKKNDLKKTDTEEDLSKESEIDPIEHFYMTDNQSVCNIAKKTPKKKDSKKLETKNNSEMNNSEMNNSEMNNSEMNNSKMNNSKMNNSIMNNSKLNDAPKKNAIKKSESKKNIQKEYDSKENEPEKLNSKQNDPKQKGSRINDAKNDLKKTDTEEDLSKESEIDPIEHFYMTDNQSFCNIAKKTPKKKNSKKVETKNNSEMNDAPKKNAIKKSESKKNIQKEYDSKENEPEKLNSKRNDPKEKGSKINDAKNNLKELKTKIKDTKKKDVVSDPKQSNPKEILSEKNKTKNSPNKKTTKEMDLKIKVTKKNEKKGEAEKDIQNENDAKQIKKKQSRKSSA